The Macadamia integrifolia cultivar HAES 741 chromosome 3, SCU_Mint_v3, whole genome shotgun sequence genome segment CCTTTTTCATTAATGCAAATTTTCTAGCAGTCATGATTGTGGTCTTCAATTACCAGATTTTCCATGATTAAGAACCATgttttgtattgtggattgtatTAATATTAAGCAAGGTAAGTCTATGTGCTGGTTCCCAATATACTTGTGTTAAATTGTTAATTTGATGGATATTTTCAAGTTCTCTTCTGTTGCAACATATTTTAACAATGTTTCTCGTGATATATCATATATGTTggttcatataattttttttacaaatttatgATTATATCATgttggctatgttgattttttgacgatttgatgttgcttaatgttggttttaaatgttatagggtatatattgtaggcttgtagcatgctaaataactttagaaaataagaaaaattaagaaatagcatactaaataactttagaaaatagggaaaataaaaaatgacacatggacgATTtaaccgccatggcaacgccataacgggcgattcatcaccAAATTGATTAGcaacccctccaccgccttagatcgatttgacgccgtgacaactatggtcttaTGTGTTACACGTTCCTAAGTTTTCTACTTATTTACTATCCATTGGTAGTATTACTAAGGATTTGAACTGTAAAGTCACTTTCTTCTATACTCATCATGTATTTCAGGACTTGGTGACGGGGGCAACGATTGGCAATGGTAGAATAAGTGGTGGTCTCTATTACCTAGACACTGGCCCCTCACAGGCTCCACGCACTTCATCTGATTTGGCACTCTCAGAACTTTTGGGTTGGCATCGTCATTTGGGTCACCACCCATGGAACACTGTATCTAGATTAGTTAGACACTGTATTATGGACCAATTTACTTGGGTTACATATGTTTTAGCAAAATAAACTCGAATGTTTATCCTCTTTCTGATAATAGAAGTATTATTCCTTTTACTTTAATTCATTTTGATGTTTGGGCCCATGCCCATCGTGTCTCTATTTCCGGCTATAAATggtttgttacttttattgattgcaATACTCGTTCTATTTGGATCAATTTATTGCATCATAAGAGTGAGGTTTTTAGTGCTTTCGAAATTTCATTGCATGGTTAGGACAAAATTTGATGCTAAAATCAAGATATTGGGAACTGATAACAGGAAGGAATATACGGATGGTTCCTTCCTATCCTACTTCGTTGATGGGATCATCCATCAAAATAGTTGTGTGGTTACTCAAGAGCAGAATGGTGTggctcatagttgtcaaggcgtccagGCTTTTTTTTAGGGGTAGGGTGAGGGACGCCATTGTGTACGTAGGAAAGGTGGTCGCCTTTGGTGTTAAGGCGTCGCCTTTGACGCCGTGGACGACTTGGTAGTAAAGGCGAACgccttgtgttttttttttttttcctttcacttaagtatttgttttttataatCTAATTGTAAacttttcatttgatgaagtacaggtttttaaatggtgtgagATGCATGGAATCATTTTACCCCCTTaagtgaaccaaaaaaaaaaaaaataaaatgaaaaaggtttggtggtggggggAAATATAACGTGAAAGGGTTAGAATTTAAAACCCTCCACTGTTTCTCTCTCCCGATGAAGTCTCTCTGCAATTAAGTTCTCTACGCCTCTAAACCTAGACAACCTGCGCTGGATTCATTGATTCAACCGACCGATTGAGATTGAAGTTGGACTTGGCTGAAATCCATCGTTCCCTCCTCTGTTTCGACTTCAGGTATGTTtgcattagatttttttttccctccctcctACTTCATCTTCTGCTTATTCGTTTTTGAGTTGCgactggtttttttttccctcttcttcctctgcgactgttttttttcctcttcttcctctgcttcttcttcgtctacgactgttttttatttttcctctcttcttcctttgcttcttcNNNNNNNNNNNNNNNNNNNNNNNNNNNNNNNNNNNNNNNNNNNNNNNNNNNNNNNNNNNNNNNNNNNNNNNNNNNNNNNNNNNNNNNNNNNNNNNNNNNNGGGGTGAGGGGAGGAATGAGGGGGTCAACCATTCCCAAAATGACTCTAGCACAACAATTTTATAGAGTTTTGCAAACTCTATTTACTGATTAAAGAACGCATGTTTCTTGGACCAAGAGATTGTCATCAAATCACATCTACACAACTGCACTACCATGAGGCagccaccaaaaaataaaataaaatatgcgGCATACCCAATATCTAAAATCAAGTTCTCAAACGTACATCCATACTTTGATTGAAAAGTAAATTACAGTACTTGACTACCTCATGGTCAACGACCTGAAACGTaaccaagaaaaaatttcattttactaaAATTAGTTGCAAGAGTATACCATAATATTACCGATAGGATACAGATCTACCCAAACAAACCAAAAAGGCATGAAGAGAGAACCTCAAAATAAGTATCAAACCGGCCACGAAACTCTAAGGATTCAACTATTGTAGTATATTACTCTGAAGCAACATCTTTTAATTGCAGTAAACAAGCAACGTAACATCCTGGAGTCTAACGAAGTTCTTGAAATTTTATCCCTAATATGCATAAATCCCCAACAATAAATAAACGCCCACGAACTAAAATCACAGCAATGCTAATGGAAAGAGCAAAAAGATTTACTTCTTCGTTGTTTCGCCGGTGCCCTTGGCCGCGACGGAATCGGGGGCcttgtcatcttcttcttcataatcAAGAAGCTCCTCCTCGTAAGCATCGTTTTCCTTGACTTCACCCATTCTAAACAAAGGAATAAAATTAGGATTATAAAGTTTCaagagattgaaaaaaaaaaaatagactagGGTTTGCAAAGCTTCGCAAGTCTTTACCTCTGAATCCGctgaaaattagaaaattaGAGTTTAAGGTTAGAGGGCTAAGGCGTCTGCAagtaaaataaaaggagaaaaagaatttgaaaaaaccaaaaagagtaAGAGAAGAGATGAAATCCCCACGCTGCAGGTACTTTGCGCAAGGGaattggagaagaagataggagagagggggagagagccaaacctacaactccatgaaatcgagagagagagagagatggagggctTACCAGTCACCAACGGCGGACTCTCGGTGAGATTCCTCGCAAGTCGCAAGTCGCAAGTCGTAGGTCGCAGGTCGGGACTTGGAGATATCGCGGGGTGAGTATGTCGCCATTTGAGGGGTCGCGGGTTGAGACGTTGCTTCAGAACGTCTTTCCCATTTTTCCTATTATACTAGGTAGAAAAAAAGTTAATCGGATCTGAGTTTAGGTGTTTAAATGAACTCAGATTTGAAGCACATCTTGTGTAAAATGGTCATTCATGGAAAATAGGGTGTTTAGATATGAGgatcatcctagtggaaccaaacaactcctaaaattaagaattatcattctaaagaatgtcatcccaaaaatttaccaaaccaaacaccccctaaagggaagggatttgaaattttcatacttaaaaagaaTATTTATAACCCCATGTGATCCAAcgtgattatataaactatttatctttttaaccatatttagtaatattTTTACatgcaaagggttttggatgcaaagtaaagtggaattttataaccaaatatgaaatgatttgaactTCATGTtatagtcacatgggtaatgattatatatatttcttttaagtatgaaaatttcacttcccttcctattaattccccttgcaattAAACATAGTCTCatggaatgatttttttttttttctctgaaagattcaaaatttccttaaaatgaaggaaaaaaatataggactgattccaaaaaaatataccaaaacTGATTTAAGCCTCCACCTTctgcattgccatcagtaggggaAAAAATCAGCTTAAATAAAAAACAGTATTTAGGCCTAGATTCCGCATCATGGGCTACCTCATCCCTTATATGTTTGGGCAGAGGAACATTTTTCCCTGAAATTTCAGCTTTTGCCGCATCTCTTGCTAAAATATCAATTATGCAGTTAGCCTCCCTAAAatagtgagttattttccaaacTATTGAGTTCAAAAAAGGTTTCAGCGAAATCCGTTCCTGAGTAATGCACCATAGATTCGATGTTATCTTATCCAATTAGAAGACGGAAATCCAAAAATTAATTATCATGAAATAGACGTTTTCatcttcttgtgtagccaaacATTTCTAACAAAACTCCCTTCATTAAGCAGACCAAAATATAAAAAGCCACTAACACAATGAATGATTTCTTGACATTGAGCCATAATAGCCTTATTGATTTAATAGGGTAACTAAAGAGACTCTTTAAGCATAGGCATCTGGGTTCTGCAAGAGGTAACCTTCCACCATTTTGAAAGTTCCAACCGCCATGTCCTTGCCcatttggatttcatcttcaCCCATTGTGTAGTCACCAATAGTGTAAAACTCAGAAGTAGCCTTAATGATGGATCCCCCATTTGCAGAGGCCACGAACTGAACTGTATCAACAACCTTTTCAATCTTTTCGCCTATTACAGCACCTTCAATTAGAGTAAACTTGCACTTAAAATTTTGTTCATCAACTTCATCGATCTGATGCTTGATGAACTCAAAAGGGCCATCTgcatgttaaacaaagaaaattttcttatatCTTTGTCcatgaaataaaagattaaatggaagaaaatgagagagagagagagagagaggacaaacCATCAGCCAAGTTGATCTGTTTGATGGATCCAGCCCCACCATCTCCTTGAATTTCAATGGATTTGATCTTGTCAGGAACAATCTTGGGAAGTAGGTTGTGTGCATCAAGGATTGCAGCCTTGAAAAGCCTAGCAGGAGGGATTGGGCAACTGAACTCATTGCTAATGGTAGTCACAGCCATTTTTTGTGTTAAAGCAGGAAAATGAtgcagagaagaaagaaaccttAATGGTAGTTGGTGTGATGTCTTAGTGCCTAGTGGTGGCGGAGATGATGAGAAGTGATCGAGGGAGGGTGGTATTTATAGATCAGTGAGGTCAGGAATTCCTTGGTCTGAACGAAACCCCCATGTAGTTATCTTCATGGTTTATATAAAATAAGATGTCGCATTGTGGCCCCATTATTAATCCAAATTCAAAAACTTCAACTTGGTGGGAAAGGTAGAAAGAGAACACAATGTTTGAATTTGACCATATAATTTAATCCATTTCTTACTATTCAAAATGGACAAAACCGATCAAAACCAGAGAAACCCATTAATCCTAAAAGGAGCATGAATTTCCTGGTTCAATCAGCCATTATGGTCCGGTTAGACTCTCTAGTTTATAAGATTGAGCTAGGCATCAAACCGTTTAGGATCCAACTGCTGGATGtctttcataaaattatttatataGGCATGATTTGTTATGATTactatttcaatttcagattgattttcatattttttttttaagaaattgaaGCTGTTTGGTTGCGTCCATCTGAAATCAACAAGAAAAATCCCATTGGTAGTTCAATTTTTGTGAATGGATTCTTTATAGTTCTTTAGGAGAGGATAGTGGTGGCATTTTTTTTGCGGGGGAAGGTGGTAATTTAAAAAATGGGACTGGGATTAGTATCGATCATGAGTCTTTacccaaccaaaaccaatccaaactaactgaggggtaaaaaaaaaaaaaaaaaaaccattttttatttaaagcaAGGGTAAATCTGTCAGATCCGAATCAGTATCAATTATGACTGGTCTTGATTTGACACCCAAGATTAGGACATTGGTTACATGCTCGCACAAATTAAGTCCGATTAATTAGACAGGTGAAGCCCTTAAAATTGGTCAAGCCCGATTACGCCAAACCGAAATcaaccggttgacaccctaCATTTTAGTCTCTAATGTTGGTCTAATTCAGTTGACCAGCCTCCACGCGGTCTGGTTTTATAACTATGGCCTAAAGGCTGGCCTAAGTCCATATTCGAATCAAGATGTGAATATCTGATTTCTTAGTATTTAATATCGTAAGCAACTCAGCTCATTCACAGAGTCCACGATGACCTCTGATTTCGACATCCAATGGAAATTGAATGTACGCCACCTCTTTTTAATATTGTTATAGAAGTTACCATAATATATAATTTGATTTAGCCAATGTTGATGAGTAAAATATGTCATTTTTTGGGGATCCAATGAGGCAACATGTTTAATTGTTCTTTATCATATTATTTGTTCTTAAttagaaatttttattattcataaaattcatATTCTAGAAGCCATCATAGGTCAATGTTAGAGATAATGACAAGACTTAATTGGTCATTACTTATGGGATACTGACATAAAtaaagcataaaaaaataaataaattaaggacagaaaagagatgggaaaaaaaatctttttcaatTAATTGTATGCCCaatcatagttatcaattcggccgaataattcgcgaattattcggccgaaccgaatttttccggattttatcaaaaattcggaccgaatccgaattaaaaataaaattctttaaaattcgcgactttttccaaaatgaatataaatcgcgaataattcggaccaaatccgaattaaaccgaattattcggtccatttaaacattatttaaaaaaaaaaccaaaaaaaaaaccccaataagattttttgaccgaatccttaaattaatcatccgaattattccgaataattctccgtccgaataattcccgaatccgaatttgctaactatgtgcCCAATTAGTTATTCAATGGCTCGAAGTGTAGGAAATCTAAACTCAATTTGTTAGAGGACTAACTATGAGAGCAGGACACAACATCACATAGGGTTGTATTAGTGTGTGTGATAGAGTGCTGTGGTATATCCGTGACACCCCCTGCAAGCACAGCGGTGGTGACCCAATGTTGAACTTTGAGGAGCTCAAAGCACTGCAAGGGAAAGATATAATGCACATGAAGTTACTTGGAGACAACCATTTTTTGGACAAAATGATATTCGATTTCTATATGTTTTGTTCAAGCATAAAAAGATGGGATCGGCTGTTAAATAGGTTGCTCCAACATTGTCACATCAAAGCACAATGATTTTTACAAAAAGATGCCTAGCTCTTGAAGAAGAGAGCAGAGCCAAACAATTTTAGTAACTGCCGAAGCAATGGCACGATACTCTGCCTCAGTAGGAGGGGGTACAGTCTTTTGCTTATGTGAAGACCAAGAAATCAGGTGAGACCCAGGATACATACAATAACCTGTTTGGATTTTCGatcaatgaagaagaagctAATTTGTAAGAGCCTTGGAGGGAGGGATGTAACAAAAAATCACATTCACAAATAGAGGAACAAATGAAGATTTATCTTCAACTAAGAGATTAGAAACCCAATCCAATGCAGAAGTAGACTTGCTTAGACCCTTTTTCACTGCGTAACGATCTACTAAACAATCCCAAATGCTTTATCTGTAAAGTTTTTGCGAGTTAATGTCCagcctttttctcttttcccaaCAGATATGTATTAAGTGATCATATATACAGGGAATCCTCTAATCCTAAGAGGTCAAGATGGCACATTTGAAATATAATCCGACATATAAGCCTACATTGGGAAAATTGAAAACATATCAAATCCTTTAGTGAAAATGTTTATCCATCCACCTCTAAAACTTGGTTTGACATAGCTAGGGAAGACCAACCAAAACATAGTACCATAAATTGTGATGAGATGGCAGATTGAAACCCCATCTCCCCTCTCTTGCCCTTTTCGAGGTCCATAAACTTGGTCAAGGTTCATATTTCGTCCTCTTATCTAATTCTTCTTTTCATGCTAGATTAGTCAAATTAAAAGATGTAAATTGGAAAANNNNNNNNNNNNNNNNNNNNtcttcaactccttgtccttgacgcctcctagcagggccgtgaactcctcctttgggtctaggcccctgattgtgatattttcttgttggaatcgcttcatgtagttccgcagcgattccccttcttgctgtttgacgttggttaggttcaacgtagtcttctggaggggctggctactagagaaccccttcacgaagaagtagctcaggtcgctgaagctgtggatcgacttcgtcggtagtcggttataccacagcctcgccgcccccctgaacgtcaatgggagggcccgacacataatattttccgagacgcgatggaattgcatggcgaccttaaagccttccaagtgatcgacggggtcccccgacccgtcataggtgtcgtacttgggcagaCGGAAgccgaccgggagcgggtccctcatgacctcgtcagctaaggccgtatcattggtgaggtcgggctcgcggttccctgtctgattttctgccacctttctgatctcgtccttcaggtccaagatcatcctctttaatcctgAGTCCTCGGATCTCTGCTTGTCTCCctggtgctgatccccatgcgggtcttttgcggcgcgtcgcgtcctacttcggggcgcggggctctcccttgctcggtttcgaggatcgcggccggccctcgtcgatcccgtactgcttcggtcttcttctcgagccctctcgaactggacgtgagtccctgggggtgctccgccggtcttatgggagacagctttggagacctccctcatagtctctgccatccggttatatttgttctggaggtcctcgaactgctgccttgtcacgtactcTTGGcccgcgggaggctgatggtcgctgccttcccgtactgaatatccagccgaccgctggtatctgacggacacttcccggtcatcatgacccctttctcgtccagtctcctccgagggaggaagctcccctgaaggttcttcccccatgtctacgttggacgtcgctctcgtccttcttcggttgtaggttcttcccaccattaccgtcgttcccacggacggcgccaatctgttgctgccaaaaaccccgctagtccaacctacacaaacacagacgacggaggcccggaactttgtccggggttagtcctccgacgctcaagtcagggtcggccgcacagttcaataagggagtaatggtgagggtgttaagagcttaccttccctttcttccgtgccttcttatatagctctttggccttagggtttttcccccttcggcctccttagagtcctactcgaatacgtccagccttctggggggaatattcccctcatgcagacgacgtgatcccgcgtgattctgcgggcgttcctcggtgattgcgcgtgctcgagtgtgagtggtctcttggaaccttcgtctggcggtggacacgtgtctcagaggcgacacgtgtcatggccctcaccgaggggttattttggctatatcaagaGTAAACTTGCACTTAAAATTTTGTTCATCAACTTCCTCGATCCGATGCTTGATGAAGTCAAAAGGGCCATCTgcatgttaaacaaagaaaattttcttatatCTTTGTCCATGAAAAGTTGTTACACCACTCCATTTATTTCACTacaaaacaaaagataaaatagaagagagagagagagagagagaggacaaacCATCAGCCAAGTTGATCTGTTTGATGGATCCAGCCCCACCATCTCCTTGAATTTCGATGGATTTGATCTTGTCAGGAACAATCTTAGGAAGTAGGTTGTGTGCATCAAGGACTGCAGCCTTGAAAAGCCTAGCAGGAGGGATTGGGCAACTGAACTCATTGCTAATGGTAGTCACTGCCATGTTTTGCTAAAGCAAGAATGatgcaaagaagaaagaagggaaaataaaatctcaATAGGGACAACCTTAATGTTGGGTTGGAGATGAAGAGAACCTATTGATGGTGGTATTTATAGATCTGTGTGGTTCAGGAACTGTTTGGTCTGAACAAGTCTATGGATCATAGAAAATAAGATGTAGGAAACTTCAACTTAGAAATGAAGAGAACACATAGTTTGAATTTGACCATATAATTGGGGTGGTGGGGGCCAGGGGGGTTTGAATAGTCCATTTTGTCCTCtccaaaatgaacaaaacagGTTCTGATTTTTCCTGGTTGAATAAGCCATTTTGGTCCGATTTGTGTCCAATGTTGGTCTAAATTCATTGGTTGATCAACCGTCGGTCCGGTTTCTGTAACTGTGGCCTTCATTCAATATGGGAATTAAGATGTGGGTATTTGATTTCTTAGAGAATGTGACCTCTGATTTTCACATCCAATGGAAATTAAATGTACAACAGCTCACTTTACGATATAGATCAAGTTTTTCTTAGGCCACCGTGATCCATTCAGGGGGAGGGGTGGAGGTTAGGAGTAATAGGTTTACATTCAGATTATCCTGTCATTCGGTCATTCGGTCACCGGCAAAGAAATTTTTTGTCATATAAGTTGGACTTAGTCAATGTTGATGAGTAAAATATGCCATTTTTGTGGATCCAGTGAGGCAGAATATGTTCCTACTTTATCATATCCCATATTCCTACTTacaaattttattcataaaattcatattttaggatttttcccaaaaaaaaaaaaaagttgacatTCTAGAAGCCGCCTTGAGTCAATGTTAGAGATAATGATAGCGCTTGATAGATCTGATCACTAAGTATAGGGAGTAATTGACATGCAATATTTGATATGTCATTTGTTCAGATTAAAACAAAGAATAATCtctgaaaattaattttttgatcTCAGCATTTATACCTCAAGAAATGTAACGAAACATTACATTGACAAATAGGAACATTACATTGACAAATAGAGTAGCGAAGGAAAAAATGTGTTTGAGGAAAAATTTCTTTTGGCATACTTTTTTAGACCTTATATCATGGATCCAGGATCAAAGAGCCATCTCATGGGTAAGAGGACTCGAGAATGTATCTCCGGCTCCCTCGAGCCCTGGAATCACTAACTGGTCCCTAGACTCTGTGGAAAGATCTTTTCCCCTATATCATAGTCTAACAGACACAAAATAACACCAAATGTTTATACTGTAAACTTCTTGCAAGTAGGAGTCCATCATGAATTACTTCAACCTTTGTAGATAGAGTAAACAGTCTAGGGCTATATTTTTTAGATAGCTGCTATAAACTGGCCATAGTAGTTTAAAATAACAGTTCCACCAAGCCCCATTAGTACAAATGTAAGCATACAAGGGGGTAAAGAAAGTGGAATAGAACAAATAACAACAGGAATGGGTTCTGGTTGTTTCATGGTACAAGCAGAAGCAAAACCTCCTTCCATTGCAAAACCCCCCCTTcccctctcccccaccccaccacccaccacccaccacccaccaccaccacccccccccccaaaaaaaaaaaaaaggcacgaCCATTAGATCTTAGATCTTAATGTGGAATGGTCTTGTGATTTCCAAAAATGTCACATGtagtttagattaaaaaaacTGTAAAAATAGttgattaagatttttttttttttataaaatattagGATACGGGGTAAAGTGAGTGTCGTATTCTTGAAGCCATGCACCCTTAGGTCAAACTCATCTGACTCAGAAGCCACATTTTATGTACAAAGAATGTTGTGACTTAAGGCAATGTGATTAATTATAATATGAGCAGTTTGCGCTACCGTGTTAATGAATTTAAGGTCaacaaaggaaaaggaagaagtgaAGGTTTGAAAAAAAGTCATTTGAGATGACATAAACATGTGCTATGGAGGCGTAATTTGATTAAGGTTACTATTTTTAGAGTCAAAGTACTAGTGACGGTGACTTTGACAGTTTATGGATTCAAAAAGCTAAACTCCATCAAACTCCTCAATCAATAACAACAGATAACATGTTGTTACCAGCAAAGAAAACAACATGAATCATTTTCCACTTAATTAATCAATGGGAAAGATTTATGGAAAGACTTTACAAAAAATCATAGAAAGGACATGAATAAGGAAGGAAGCTCAATTATGCTAtatttaattatgaaaaattaagGGTTTTGATCGGTTAGGTTCTAGTGTAGAAGGTTTGATTCGGTTTGGTAtaaatttttttaggtaaaaccaaaatcgagcATTTATTTAACTGTTTCAAATATTAAAACTAAaatcgtttataaatggtttcagtttAGATGGTTTCAaatggttttcttatgttttcatACTTTTTATCCAAAAGAACTTCTtcacctttaaaattttttggtgaaatagatGTGAGTTACAACAATGAattgcattttttattattatattctttttttaatagttttttaataaatttaaattttcttattgaaattTATGTAaaaacattgaatgacttaaacttgcTACGTATATGCTTCCCGATTTAACGATTTACCAAagctttaaactttaaaactaaatcattctcaattttaaaatcaaaaccaaaccatttaataaacggtttcatgTTTTCAGTGTAAacggttcgatttgattttggtaaacagtttcaatttcaaatttacaTCCTTATAAAGAATGGAGTTTCAACAGTTAATTGAGCATATAATATAGAGGTGTAACAGGGCCAGGTTGACCCTGAAAGGCCCTAATTATtttcagggttgggttgaacctGATTGACCATGTTTTCTCTATTTATGTCccatgcataaaaaaataaataaataaataaatttacctAAATCACATCTAATGCCCAAAAATGAACTTAAATATCAATAGATTAGACAAAATTAATTATCCATCTCCAAAGTCTATTTAAGCATGTCAAATAGAGATAAATTCCATATCCTCAAGAAATATAACACAGAATTTAGTTAAGTATAACACATTAAGTCAATTAACACTATATAAGTTGTATTATATAAATCAGAGTTAAAATCAAAGTCGAATTGGGTGGGTTAGACTCAACTCCAGGCCTTAACTTAGGACTGTCCTAGCCCAACCATGACTCAGGGTTAGAGTTTTTCAACCTTAACCCGCCCCTCAAGGTAAAATATCTAAGCCCAAGCTCTCCTCGGGCTGATAAAGCCAAACTTACGCCCCTAATCTAATAAATTACATTGCTTTTCTTGATGTACCAATGACTATTAACAATGATACATTATGACTCGACGCGAATTATTTGAACAACTTCAAAGGCCTTGGATGCCGTCATCAGGAACATTAGCCTATGATGAGTAGGGATTTACATCTCAGGGATTAGGCTGTATCAGCTTGGATCGGTTGATTTTAcccatatttttcattaaaGAATAGGTTTTTAACGATTTCACACTTGATCCAACATCGGTACCTGGTCCAGGATTGGCCAAGTATTGGTATTAGTCTcgattgatattgatatgatcGGGCCGGTTCAATACCAATTCTTAGAGCCCAGATGAAGATACAGAATTGGCTTCATTCTACTGCACATGAGACAATCAAAGCAGCTTTACATTCTAGATACATCTTGCAGAAGGTCCAGTGGAGACGTTCCTAAGCATATTTTTGTTTCTAGTCGACATGAAATATATGAGTATAGATACTACCAATATTATATGTTTTGCATTCATGATATTAACGTCAATCGCGTACGTAGGTCGGGCTCGAGTCATGTGGATTGGGCtgtctaacaccttccctaAATCATACCTTCAGGTGTACCATAACAAAGGTTTCATTAGTCCCCATT includes the following:
- the LOC122072781 gene encoding major strawberry allergen Fra a 1.07-like, which translates into the protein MAVTTISNEFSCPIPPARLFKAAILDAHNLLPKIVPDKIKSIEIQGDGGAGSIKQINLADDGPFEFIKHQIDEVDEQNFKCKFTLIEGAVIGEKIEKVVDTVQFVASANGGSIIKATSEFYTIGDYTMGEDEIQMGKDMAVGTFKMVEGYLLQNPDAYA
- the LOC122074303 gene encoding major allergen Mal d 1-like codes for the protein MAVTTISNEFSCPIPPARLFKAAVLDAHNLLPKIVPDKIKSIEIQGDGGAGSIKQINLADDGPFDFIKHRIEEVDEQNFKCKFTLDICFELLKVQHWVTTAVLAGGVTDIPQHSITHTNTTLCDVVSCSHS